Genomic DNA from Shouchella patagoniensis:
GAAGATGATCAGTTAATAAAATGGGAATTGAATAAATTATGAGAGAAGGCTAAGTATCTTTATTTAGCCTTCTTTTAATGGAGTTTATACCAATTCATTGTTATCTGTTTTATACTTAATAAGATAAAGTTGATTGAATGAAGTGAGGAAGTGGTTCAAAAAATGATCCAACAAAAAATGGAACAAGCAATACAGACGTTGGAGACGTTTTATGGGTATTCGTCTTTCCGTAAAGGTCAAGAGCAAATTATTCGCTCTTTACTGACTAACAACGATGCACTAGTTGTTATGCCTACAGGTGGAGGAAAGTCATTATGCTATCAAATCCCTGCTCAAGTTTTAGGTGGAACAACACTTGTTATTTCTCCCTTAATAGCATTAATGAAAGACCAAGTCGATGCTGTAAATCAAATTGGAATACGAGCAACATTCGTGAATAGTGCAATTTCAAAAGCAGAAGAACATGCTAGATTGACTCAGGTTGCATCAGGGGAAATAACGCTTCTCTATGTCGCACCTGAACGCCTCTATGATCCTGCTTTTCAAAACGCCTTAAAACAGACACCAATTTCTTTAATTGCGATCGACGAAGCACATTGTATGTCGCAGTGGGGTCATGATTTCCGCCCTAGTTATTTGCGAATAGCTGAGTGGATCAATGGATTGCCTTATAGACCACCTGTAGTGGCGTTAACAGCTACTGCAACACCTGAAGTGGCAGAGGATATTTGTTTACGTTTAGGAATTGATGTAAACAACCAGCATTATACAGGTTTTAAACGGGAGAATTTAACGTTTCGATTGTTGCGAGGTGAAAAAAAAGACCGTTTTATTATGCAATACGTTGAAGCGAAAAAAGGGCTGTCAGGTATTGTTTATGCATCAACTCGTAAAGAAGCTGAACAGATTTACCGCCAATTAAGGAAGCAACAGACAAATACAGTCCTCTATCACGGTGGTTTAACGGAAATTGAACGGACCGAAGCCCAGGAAGCGTTTGTCCATGATGAGGCAGATGTTATGGTTGCAACAAATGCCTTTGGTATGGGGATAAATAAGTCGAATGTGCGCTTTGTTATTCATGCAAACTTGCCGGGTACGATTGAAGCATATTATCAAGAAGCGGGTCGTGCTGGTCGAGATGGGGAAGAAAGTGAATGTGTCCTTTTATACCAAGCTCAAGATATTCAAACACAACGTTTTTTCATTGAACAATCAAATGGAGAACTGGAAAAAAAAGAGAATGACTTTGAAAAGCTACAATTTATGAATCGATATGCTCATACAAACCAATGTTTGGAACAATTTATTTTAGAGTATTTCGGAGGTTCAGAGAGTGAGCCTTGTGGCAAATGTAGCAATTGTACAAAGGAGGGGGAACAAGAGGACGTAACGAGAGAAGCTCAAATGGTCCTCTCTTGTGTTGTACGAATGAAGGAACGGTATGGAAAGTCAATCGTTGCTCAAGTATTGACTGGTTCAAAAAATAAAAAAATAGAACAGTTTCATTTAAATAAACTACCTACGTATGGTCTAATGAATAAGAGAACGGCAAAAGATGTACAAGCCTTTATTGACTTTTTGCTTGCCGAGGGATTCATCGGTTTAACACCAACGTCATATCCAACATTAAAAGTGTTAGAAAAGGGTGCGGCTGTTTTAAAAGGCGATGCAAAAGTGAATCAATACAAAGAACATATTTCGAGTCAACAAAACAACATCAATGATCCTTTGTTTGAGCAGTTGCGATTAAAGCGAAAAGAGCTAGCCGAAAAACAAGGGGTCCCACCATATTTAATTTTTTCTGATAAGACTTTAAAAGAGATGGCTACGGTCGTTCCAAAAACAAATGAAACATTAGCAACCATCTCTGGAGTTGGAGCACATAAGTTGGAGTTATATGGTGAGGCGTTTTTAGATTTATTACGCTCCACAGACATACAGGTAAGTACAGTCATCTCTACCCAACAAAAAGGGAAGGCGAAGCTCAATGTGGACGAAGCAATTCAACTATATAATGAGCACAAAAGCCCATCAGAAATCGCCGAAGAACTTGGTTTCTCTGAACAAACGATTATTAAACATTTGATTGAAGCGGAGAAAGATGGTCGAGCCTCTGACGTTTTAAAACTTGTAACAGAAGAAAAACAAATAAGGATAAAAGAGGCTATAAATGAACATGGAACTGAGTTTTTAAAGCCAATCAAAGAAAGAGTTGGTGAAACGATCTCTTATACGGAGATTAAAATTGTGATGGAACTTGGGGCGAACGTGTAGGCGGCTTGTTTGCAATCGAATAATTGATTATGGTACAACCATACGTAGTGACTACATCGTGAAAGGGTCGATTAAAAGTGGGACAATTAAAAGAGCTAACAACAGTTGAAGAATGGGAGCAATTTCTTATTGGTTCGAATGAAACAGTTTCATTATTATTTAAACATAGTACACAGTGCCCGATTAGTGCAGAAGCATATGAGGAATTTCAAAGCTTTGCGAACGAGAATGAGCAATTTCAATTTGGAGTAGTAAAAGTCATTGAGTCTCGTCCAGTGTCTAACCAAATAGCAGAAAAGCTAGAAGTTGTTCACAAGTCACCACAACTATTCGTCCTAGAGGATCAAAAAGTAAAGTGGACAGAATCACATTGGAACATAAAACAACAATCAATTCAAGACCATGTATAAAACGAGCTTTATTGCTCGTTTTTTTTCTTTGCAGCATGATCTTGTTTCATGATGCAATAATACGTAAATAGTAAAAACGCGATCACGAGTAAAGAACAGATTCTTTTAGTCACGGAAAACCAATCCAAATCAATCACTCCTTAACTAAAGTTTAACCAATTCATACCTGTCCATTCACGGAAAAAGCCTGTTTTATAAGATTCAAGACAAACAAACAAGACAAGGTATCGAGTGATGCATACATTGAAAGTCAAGGAGGTGTTTTTGATGGGTCCGACAGTTTACGCAACCTCTCTCTTTATTTTCAGTTTGTTAGGAATTACGGGAGCTTTTACTGCCATACTCGCATTTTCATCTGGCTGGAGTATTTGGGCTGGACTAGCATGGCTTTTTGTTGCGGCACTTTCTGTATTGGCGATCATAGTGACTGATATAGTTCAAAGGGTTTTTGAGATAGAAGCTCGTTTAGATGAGGAAGAAGAAGAATAAAAAGCGACGAAATGTCGCTTTTCTAAAGGAATTGGTAGAGCTAGATAGAATGAATAGGGTGAATGACTGATGGGAAATATTCAACTGTGTTTATTCTTAATAGGAGTTATCTTCCTTTTTGCAAGTTCCTTTTCTAAAATAGAGATAAAGTCCTTTTCTAAATTATTTTGACATGCTTTTTTATACGCCTCTAAGAGTACCGAATTGGTTAATTGATTCAGCATTTTTATAGACTCTCCTTTAAATCCCTAATTTATTTATTGTTTGTACCCAAACAAAATGATTATTAAACTAGTAAAAAACGACAAAAACCTAGCATTAGCTGCTAGGTTTTACATACCGGTCCAGTACACTTGGCCGGCTTTTTCTGTTTCATCGACAAAAACAGAAAAGGAATGTTTCTTATAAAAATGTGTGAGTCTATCCAAATGACCCCAGTCACGTTTAGCCAAATCTCCAGTAATTTTACAGTTGTTTGACCAAGCTGTTTCTTTTAAATACTCCATACAAATTGAACCGAAACCACGACAAGGTTCTCCTTTGATATCACCGATAAATAAATGATGGCTGTCCTTGTACTCTACTTGCAAAGCAAAGTCCCATGAACCTCGATATGGAGAAGTACAATCATTAATCATAAACTGGAGTGTGCTGCCTTCCTCTTTTTTGGATACAATCACCCATTCTTCTCCTGCTGTTTGTTCAATGCCAATCACTTCTTTATGTTTTTCTCGGGCAATATCTTTAACTTGTTGTTGCATACGAAGAAGCTGTAATTCAGTTTCATTTGCTTCTCGTATTTCCATTGTTGTCACCAAATCACTCCTAAGTTCATTTTCGCCTATATCATTATAAATGAAGTGTTGAATAAAAGCAAAAAAAAGATCTGACAGAGTAGGGAACTAAGGTTAAGGTAATAGTGGGTTTAAAGAAGGTCCAGCAAACTACGTTGGTTTGCTGGACTGAATTGTTTAAGAAACAAAAGCGTGGAAATCTTCAAAAGGAACGCGAATCGAAATGCGGGTTAGTTCATTTTCAACATGCTGTCGATTTAATGATAGCTTTAGGTTACTGCATTCACAAATATCAGGAATATCACGAATAATCGTAGCGAGTCGCTTGGAAAGTTCAACTTGAGCTTGACCAGCAATGAGTTTTTTATAGGCTCGTTGAAAAAGGGGACTGAGTTGATCAATTTGTTTATACAAAGAGTCAACTGAACCATAGGCAGAAATTAACGGCAAAGCTGTTTTCTCTCCAATGCCTAAGCAACCAGGTATATTATCGCTAGGGTCCCCTAACAATGCTTTCACATCAACCCACTGATATGGGTGAATACCAAATTCTTCTTCAAAAGAAGCCTTTGAGTAAATAAGTTCCTCTTTTTTCTTGCTTATAATCTGGTGAGTTTGATCACTCACCAATTGAAGTAAGTCCCGATCATTGGAATACATCAAGCAAGGTCCGTCCATTTCTTTTTCCCAATTTGCCGTAATTGTACCTATGATATCATCAGCCTCGTAAGGAGACATCGTTAACTGTGGAATTCCAATTGTTGTGAGGATTTGTTGCAAATGGATAAACTGTTCAATTAAAGGCTCGGGAAGTTCACCTCTTGTTTGTTTATAAGGTGGATATTCTAGTCTGCGGATCGATTCTTCACGAGGGACATCCCAAGTAACAGCGCAATGAGTAATGTTATGTTGGCGAATAAGTTTAAATAATTTTTGCAAGAATACACGAAGACCATTTATCACTTGTCCTTCATCATTTCTTTCTAATTTATCAATGGGGCGATTATAACTTGTTGCAAAATATCCTCGACTAAGTAAATTAAAACCATCGATAAGCAACAATGCATTTGTTTTCAAATTAAACCATTCCTTTGTTGGATAATATAACGAACCCCATAACTATCTAAAAACCGCTGAATGGCGGTTTTTAGATAGTGGTATACGTCCAAAAACGTTCTTGAGTTAATCGATCTACAGCTTCTTGTACGCCATCATGATAAGCTTTTTCAAGGCCAGGTAGAGTCCATGCAAGTTGAGAAGCATGGGCCCGGAGAGTATCTAGCTTGAGCAATGCATAATTTGATACATCGTGTACAACATCAGCTTTGCCAATTTCTTCTTCATGATTGTTTGAGAAAGCAACCGCATGAAAAACCGGGCGCTGTTCTTTAGGTAATTCAGCTAATGCGTCAACCACAGCTTCACCCGTTGCATCATGATCTGGATGGACCGCATAGCCCGGATAAAAAGAAATAACTAGTGATGGATTTAATTCAGAAATTAAATTGAGTACGATGTTTTTAAGACGGCCAGGCGTTTCAAATTCGATTGTTTTATCTCGAAAGCCGAGCATCCGGAGATCCGTTATTCCCATGACGGATGCGGCATTTTTTAATTCAGATTTACGAATTTCAGGGAGTGATTCTCTTGTAGCAAATGGAGGGTTCCCAAGATTTCTACCCATTTCTCCCAGTGTCAAGCATGCATAGGTAACAGGCGTTCCAACATCAATGTGGGAAGCGATTGTTCCGGAGACGCCAAACGCTTCATCATCTGGGTGCGGAAAGATGACCAATACATGTCTTTCTTTTTTCATAGTATAACTACTCCTCTACTAAGTCCTTGTTAATTATCAAATGGGGTATGTGAAAGTTCAAGGGCGATGGCCAACTTGCCATCTGTTCCATGTCCGGCAAGCAACAAACGACCTTGTTGATCGACTTCATAATGAGTTAAGCCCTCGCCATAAACCCAGCCGATTTCAAGTTTTAAGCCTACGCGGTAAGGCCCATCTCCTGATATTTTGCCGTTTGCATAAGAAATATTTGCGTTACGGATATAGGCGCTAGCCGAAAAAAAAGATTCATCAAAGTGCGATGCGTAGGCCCCGTTTGTTGTTTCCAAATGTAAGTAAACTTTTTCGTTCGAGAACGAATCAATATGTTGTTGAACTTTTTCTTTATCGATTAATTCCACGTAGCATCCTCCAGCACATTCTAGATTTTCAACCTAGTTAAGATTGCTTTTATTTGTATCTATATTATTATAAGCGAATGAAGCGCTGTGTTCAATTTAGAAGGTTTTACGGAGTAGAAGTGGATTAAATGGAGATGGAAGTCATTGTGATGATATAATAGGCATTAACTGTACTGTAGTAGGAGGTTTATTTAATGCTAGACAAGATAATAAAGCAAGCAGAATTATTAATGAAAGTACTTGACTACACGCGGGTTGGGGTTTTGGTGACAGACCCTGATCAAGAAGACAATCCGATTGTTTATATGAGTGAAGGTTTTACAAAAATGACGGGGTATTCGAAAGAGGAAGTATTAGGTAAGAATTGTCGTTTTTTACAAGGAGAGGACACGGATCGAAAACAAATTACATTGATTAAAGAAGCAATCGCAAAAAAGGAGCCTGTTTTAGTGGAGATTCTAAATTATACAAAGGATGGTCACCGTTTTTGGAATGAACTAACAATCGATCCTGTATACTTAGAAGAAGAGGACAAGCTCTATTTTGTTGGTGTACAGAGAGAGATTACAAAACAAAAACTTGCTGAAAAAGAATATAAACAATCTGTCCAACAGATTCGCTCGATCTCGACACCCATTGTCCCGCTTTTAGATGGACTTGCTGTTTTACCATTAGTGGGAGAAATGAACAAAGAACGGTTTGATTTAATGTTTGATTCCGTTACTTCGAACGCAGTTAAGCTTTCCATTAAACAATTGTTAATAGATGTTTCTGGATTAACAGAATATGATGCTTTTATCGTTGAAGGCATTTATCAACTTCGAGATGTATTGAGGCTCATTGGCACTGAATTAATCGTATGTGGCATGTCATCTGAATTAGCCATGCAAGCAGTTACAATTGATGGCAACAAACTAGATTCTATTCGTACCTCTAGGTCAGTCCAACAAATATTAACGGAAGCATTTGAAGTCAGTGCCAAAAAGTAAGCAGGATGATCTGAATGAGGAGCCCTATACTCATGATGAAATGGAGCACGAAGAGCCGCTAATAGAAGCATTTGAAGAAGAGGAATTAAAGAATAAGTCAAGTGGGATTCGTAAGCTTGTTATTCGTCTGGTTGCTGCTGTTATTACGGTTGCGATGATCGTTCAAGCTGGTTCTTTTTTGCTGGAACATTTTAGTTTAGACGCACTGCGCTTTATGAGTGAGAGTGAAGAACTTACGGAAGATGGTTCATTTGAGGAGTTTGAAAAGGCAGTGGTCACTGTACAAACCGGCTCTGGTCATGGTACTGGCTTCGTTATTTCTGAAACGGGTGAAGTCTTGACAAATGAACATGTTGTCCGTGATGCCGGTCAAATTCATGTTGCTTTTTCAGACGGTACGATGCATGAGGCTGATGTTGTAAAGTCTGATCCGAATTATGATTTAGCATTATTGCATATTTCAGATGAAACAAGTTTCCCGGCATTATCTCTTGCAGATGTGCCTGCAGAAGCAGAGGATCGTGTATATGTTATTGGACATCCCTTAACTCATTCTTTCATTGTAAATACAGGAAAGGTGAAAGAATCTACGAGTTCTTTTCAAGTGATTGAAATAACAAATTCTGTATTTCCTGGTCACAGTGGATCTCCTGTATTGTCTGTAGGTGGAGAGGTAGTTGGGGTGGTTTATGCAAGGCAGCAAGGTGGGGAACAGAGTGGTGAAGGACTTGCAGTTCCTTTACATCATATACATTCTTTTCTAGATGATTAGTCAGGATTTTTACCCGTTCTTTTTTTGAACGGGTTTTTTAGGATTTAGTTATGTGTGAAAAGGGTATTCTAAGAATGTAG
This window encodes:
- the recQ gene encoding DNA helicase RecQ gives rise to the protein MIQQKMEQAIQTLETFYGYSSFRKGQEQIIRSLLTNNDALVVMPTGGGKSLCYQIPAQVLGGTTLVISPLIALMKDQVDAVNQIGIRATFVNSAISKAEEHARLTQVASGEITLLYVAPERLYDPAFQNALKQTPISLIAIDEAHCMSQWGHDFRPSYLRIAEWINGLPYRPPVVALTATATPEVAEDICLRLGIDVNNQHYTGFKRENLTFRLLRGEKKDRFIMQYVEAKKGLSGIVYASTRKEAEQIYRQLRKQQTNTVLYHGGLTEIERTEAQEAFVHDEADVMVATNAFGMGINKSNVRFVIHANLPGTIEAYYQEAGRAGRDGEESECVLLYQAQDIQTQRFFIEQSNGELEKKENDFEKLQFMNRYAHTNQCLEQFILEYFGGSESEPCGKCSNCTKEGEQEDVTREAQMVLSCVVRMKERYGKSIVAQVLTGSKNKKIEQFHLNKLPTYGLMNKRTAKDVQAFIDFLLAEGFIGLTPTSYPTLKVLEKGAAVLKGDAKVNQYKEHISSQQNNINDPLFEQLRLKRKELAEKQGVPPYLIFSDKTLKEMATVVPKTNETLATISGVGAHKLELYGEAFLDLLRSTDIQVSTVISTQQKGKAKLNVDEAIQLYNEHKSPSEIAEELGFSEQTIIKHLIEAEKDGRASDVLKLVTEEKQIRIKEAINEHGTEFLKPIKERVGETISYTEIKIVMELGANV
- the ytxJ gene encoding bacillithiol system redox-active protein YtxJ, with the translated sequence MGQLKELTTVEEWEQFLIGSNETVSLLFKHSTQCPISAEAYEEFQSFANENEQFQFGVVKVIESRPVSNQIAEKLEVVHKSPQLFVLEDQKVKWTESHWNIKQQSIQDHV
- the sda gene encoding sporulation histidine kinase inhibitor Sda, producing MLNQLTNSVLLEAYKKACQNNLEKDFISILEKELAKRKITPIKNKHS
- a CDS encoding 5'-3' exonuclease; protein product: MKTNALLLIDGFNLLSRGYFATSYNRPIDKLERNDEGQVINGLRVFLQKLFKLIRQHNITHCAVTWDVPREESIRRLEYPPYKQTRGELPEPLIEQFIHLQQILTTIGIPQLTMSPYEADDIIGTITANWEKEMDGPCLMYSNDRDLLQLVSDQTHQIISKKKEELIYSKASFEEEFGIHPYQWVDVKALLGDPSDNIPGCLGIGEKTALPLISAYGSVDSLYKQIDQLSPLFQRAYKKLIAGQAQVELSKRLATIIRDIPDICECSNLKLSLNRQHVENELTRISIRVPFEDFHAFVS
- the bshB2 gene encoding bacillithiol biosynthesis deacetylase BshB2, with translation MKKERHVLVIFPHPDDEAFGVSGTIASHIDVGTPVTYACLTLGEMGRNLGNPPFATRESLPEIRKSELKNAASVMGITDLRMLGFRDKTIEFETPGRLKNIVLNLISELNPSLVISFYPGYAVHPDHDATGEAVVDALAELPKEQRPVFHAVAFSNNHEEEIGKADVVHDVSNYALLKLDTLRAHASQLAWTLPGLEKAYHDGVQEAVDRLTQERFWTYTTI
- a CDS encoding YojF family protein; translation: MELIDKEKVQQHIDSFSNEKVYLHLETTNGAYASHFDESFFSASAYIRNANISYANGKISGDGPYRVGLKLEIGWVYGEGLTHYEVDQQGRLLLAGHGTDGKLAIALELSHTPFDN
- a CDS encoding PAS domain-containing protein, which produces MLDKIIKQAELLMKVLDYTRVGVLVTDPDQEDNPIVYMSEGFTKMTGYSKEEVLGKNCRFLQGEDTDRKQITLIKEAIAKKEPVLVEILNYTKDGHRFWNELTIDPVYLEEEDKLYFVGVQREITKQKLAEKEYKQSVQQIRSISTPIVPLLDGLAVLPLVGEMNKERFDLMFDSVTSNAVKLSIKQLLIDVSGLTEYDAFIVEGIYQLRDVLRLIGTELIVCGMSSELAMQAVTIDGNKLDSIRTSRSVQQILTEAFEVSAKK
- a CDS encoding S1 family peptidase, whose product is MPKSKQDDLNEEPYTHDEMEHEEPLIEAFEEEELKNKSSGIRKLVIRLVAAVITVAMIVQAGSFLLEHFSLDALRFMSESEELTEDGSFEEFEKAVVTVQTGSGHGTGFVISETGEVLTNEHVVRDAGQIHVAFSDGTMHEADVVKSDPNYDLALLHISDETSFPALSLADVPAEAEDRVYVIGHPLTHSFIVNTGKVKESTSSFQVIEITNSVFPGHSGSPVLSVGGEVVGVVYARQQGGEQSGEGLAVPLHHIHSFLDD